In Runella sp. SP2, the genomic window TCACGGAATTTGGGGAATTGGTCAGTTGACGCGCATCGACCAAGCCAATGCTTCAACGTTGATGTCGTTGTTGAACGATAAAGATACCGAAATCGTCGCCCAAGCCGCCAAAATGCTCGGAGATGCACGCATCGCAAACGCAGGAAGTGCGTTGGTACCGTTGTTGAAAAATACCAACCCGCGCGTTCGTTTTTACGCTGCTGAGGCGTTGGGACGCATTGCTTATGCAGATGCCGTAACACCGTTGATTGAAATGATTGGTGCCAACAACGATGAAGACCTTTACCTTCGTCATGCGGGTGTTTTGGCTTTGTCGCGCATTGGAAAAGTAGAACCAATGGTAGCCTTGGCTAACAACCCAAGCAAAGCATTGCGGACAGCGGCAGTGGTGGTATTGAGACGTTTACGCAATGGAAATGTAGCCGTTTTCTTGAACGACAAAGACGAATACATCGTAGCCGAAGCAGCCCGTGCCATCAACGACGACCTGTCGATTGTGGGAGCGTTGCCAGCATTGGCGGCTACTTTAAAAGAAACCCGCTTTACGTCGGAGGTGATTGTACGCCGTGCCATCAACGCGGCATTGCGCGTGGGCGGCGATAAAGAACTCCAATTGTTGCTTGATTTTGCCCGTCGCACCGACCTCAAAGAAGACATAAAAGCAGAAGCATTAGCCGCGCTCGGAACGTGGGCAAATCCGTCGTACACCGACCGCGTGGATGGTCGTTACCGTGGTAAAATTGAGCGTGACCCTGCGGCAGTAAAAGCCAAAGTGTTGCCCTTCATTAATGAATTTTTAAAAGAGAAAAATGCCGAACCTCTGGCGGCGATTGTGGGCTTGATTGCGGATGTAAAAATCACCGAAGCCAACGAACAATTGGTGTCGATTTTTGATGCCAGTGAAAGCCCTCGGGTAAAAAGTGCTATTTTGACTGCCCTCAACCAGCTCGGATATGCGCAAATTGATGCCATTGTTAAGAAAGGAATGGACGACAAAGAAGAAAGTGTGCGCACGGTGGCGTTGGGTCTATTGAACAATAACAACGTTACTAAAGCAAGTTTACCTTTGATTGTCAATTCGATTTTTACCAAAGGCACAACGCGGGAGCAACAAAAAATGCTCGAAGTACTAGGGAAAATGGAAGCTGATAAAACACAGGTAATCTTGAGCGACTTGATTGATCAGCTGAAGGCTAAAAAACTATCGCCAAACTTGTCGTTGGAGCTGAAAGAAGCGGTAGAAGCCTCGGGGGTAGCTTCATTAAAGGAAAAAATGGCGACAGTAAAACCAGGCGCTTCGACGATGGATGAATATGCGGAATCACTTTTTGGCGGAAATCGCTTTTCAGGTCGCAACATATTTAACAATAACTCGGCTGCGCAATGCGTGCGTTGCCACGCCGTTGGCGGTACGGGCGGAGCCGTTGGGCCTTCGTTGACGCACATTGGTGATGTTCTCACGCGCGAACAATTGTTACAAGCGTTAGTAGAACCAAGTGCGCGTTTGGCACCAGGCTTTGGTATGGTATCGCTCACTTTGAAAGACGGTCAAGTGGTGAACGGAACGTTGGCCAAAGAAACGGCGGAAGAGCTGACCATCACAACTTCCGACGCTGAGCCGTTGGTGATTCCTGTGGCACGCATCGGCAAACGTGAAAATATGCCATCGGGGATGCCGCCGATGGGAAGCATTTTGTCAAAACGCGAAATCCGCGATTTGGTAGAGTATTTGGTGAATTTGAAAAAGTAGGAGAAACCTATTCCCAGCACCATTTATTCAAAAAACGCCACGAAGCTCAGGTTTTGTGGCGTTTTTTTACATTATTTTATATTGAATCATCCAACCTAAGAGCTTGTTTGTATATATTTGTTCGTTCGACACCCTTCCGCCTTTGAATTATGGTTAATACAATAAAATTTAAGAATTATAAAGTCTTCAAGAGTTGGCAGACCCTTATAATCAAACCTATGACTGTTTTAATAGGAAAAAACAGTTCAGGAAAAAGTGCTATTTTGAAGTTGCCAACATTAATACAAGGTTCTTTATCAGGTGATTTTCCTGAACCATTACGATGGAAAAGCGATGGTGTAGAACTTGGTGGTGAGTTTAAAGATTTGATTTATGGTAGAAACCCGTTAGGGCAACTAGAATTTAATTTGAAGAGTGGCGAAGATGAATTAGAGGTAGTCGTTAGTCATTTTGAGGGTATTCCTAAAATTTTCTTCTGGAAATACAATGATAAGGAAATAATAGAACCTTCTGAAGAAGATTTTAATGGTTTTATTTATAAGCGAAACTTTCTTAATAATCTATCACTAACTACAGAATACATTTCTTCATTACGATTGGGGTTGGAACGCTATTTTGACAAATCAACTCAAAAATTTAATAGGGTTGGCTTATTTGGTGAACATGTTTATCAAATTTTGATAGATGATGCTTTAACGACACCCCAAAGCCTTGTAAAACAGGTTTCTGAATTTTATAAACTCAATTTTGAAGGTTGGGGCTTGACAATAAACAAAGATACACCTCCTTATACTATTCGTTTAGAAAATGAAGACTTACGAATCAATATCAAGGATGTTGGTTTAGGTATGGTTCATGCCTTACCACTGGTTGCACGAGCTTGCATGGATGCCGAGAATGAAATATTGATTTGTATCGAAGAACCAGAATTACATTTGCACCCTGCGGCTCATGGGAATTTGGCAGAACTCTTTGTTAAATCACTTAAGGATAATAATAAAAAATATTTTATAGAGACTCATTCTCAAAACTTTATTCTCCGCTTAAGAGCATTGGTAGCAGAGGGTAAACTAAACAGTGAAGATTTAGCGATTTATTATGTTGATTATGATGAAGAACGTAACGAAAGTAATTTGTTACCTGTTACCGTAGATAAACAAGGTGAAGTTGATTACTGGCCTGAAAATATTTTTAGTGAAAGTTTATACGAAACTATCAGAATCAGAAAAGCTCAAAAATTACAAGCCTTATGATTTTTACTATCTCAAAGGATGTTTTTGAAGATAATTCTGACTCCAATATTAGAGAACTATACAAAATTTGGTTACAAGTTGATGAACGTCACAGAATGTATATTTATGACGAAATAGAGTCTTTATTAAACTGTGAATGGTTTAAATCATTACCAAAGCCTTTTCAAGATGAAATAAAAGAACATATAGCTTGGTCAGGATTGAATCCCCAACCTACATCTTTGTTGAAAATTTCTAATGAGTCCAGTGGCAATTTTTCCACTATGGAAGCATATGAAATATTGTCTACACCTTTAACATTAATTCTTGAAAATGCAGAAAATGATGCTTATTTCATTCGTGCGTTACTAAATAACTTTAAAAAGAAAGGGAGAAAGATAGAGCAGCATCTGAATAATGGATGGTTGAAATTTGGAATGGGAGCAGGTAGCACAATTCCAAACTTAATAAGGTCTGAAAAACGTAGATTTGACGAAAATAAAGATAGCTTTCCCAAAAATAGCCATTCTTATTTAAGATATTTTGCACTGATAGATAGTGATAAATTGCATCCTGACCAACCATTAAAAGATGAGAAACAAAACCTTGTTCAATTTCTCGAAGAGAACGAGATTCCGTTCCATATCTTAGCTAAAAGAGAAATGGAAAACTATTTGCCGGATGCAGTATTTGAAGAGATTTCGCATAACGAAGATTACATACGATGCTATTTAAGCTTAAGTGATGTGCAAAAAGATTTTTTTGATATTGGCAGTGGTTTTCCAAATAAACGATTTGAACAACTCCTTCCTGAAATAAAAGATTTGTATGGAGGTATTTCTGCTACCAGTAAAGATATTTTTAGAAATAGGGAATTAGAAATAAAAGATAAAAATGGTAAAAAACTAAGCGTTAAAACGGAACTGCCAAAGCTATTTTTAAGCCAGAATGTAACTCAAGAAGGATTACAAAATAGAGCAGGGTCAGATGAACTTCAAAAAATTCTTGACAAAATAAGTGAATTACTATGAGTAGTAAGCTAAAAATAGAACCCAGAGTACGTCGCCTAAAAGACTATATAGAAGATTTAGAAAAAGGTCTGCTACAAATTCCTCCCTTCCAACGAGATAAAGCATGGGACAACAATAAACGAAAAGACTTGTTTGATAGCCTAAAAAATGGTTATCCGATTGGTTCTTTGCTACTTTGGAAACCAGAAGAAGATAATATTTTTGAAAGAAGTATGGAAAAAGTGGGTCCTTACACAACCCCTTTAACTGGGAATAGAGAGTTTTATTACATATTAGATGGATTTCAAAGATTATCTACTTTGTTTGGATGCCTTTTGGATAAAAATAAAACAAAACTAGAAATAGATGAAGAAGAATGGAAAAAAGAGTTTTTTATCTGCTATGATTTAAAAGAAGAAGAGTTTTTTATCCCGAGAACAAGAGATTTAGAATCTTACCAAGTTCCAATATACGAACTTATCGATACAAAAGCAGCTTTCCTCCGAGAGCGGGAATTAAGGACAAGGTTTGAGGAAGAACAGGTAGAATCATAT contains:
- a CDS encoding HEAT repeat domain-containing protein, giving the protein MRFKKQSKLQLSAAIGTACLVVSCMKTPRTSQPVVIKEDPTKAIARAKEIREKTPVKLADGLQMTLWASDSLAPDPVAMAIDDQGRVYINRTNRQKNSEFDIRGHRDWMTESIGLQTVEDRRAFLRKTFSPEKSKANEWLADLNEDGIHDWKDLAVEKDEIWRLEDTNNDGIADVSLRVVEDFFEEVTDVAGGMLVRAGEIFVGIAPDLWRLKDTNGDGIMDKKTSISHGYGVHIGFGGHGMSGVTEGPDGRIYWNIGDIGANITAPDGKKWENPNSGIIARSNPDGSDFEIFASGLRNTHEFVFDEYGNLISSDNDGDHPGESERLVHVVQGHDAGWRSNWQYGKYTDPRNNKYNVWMNEKLFKPRWEGQAAYILPPIMNYHNGPTGMEYNPGTALGSEWKNKFFLVEFVGTPSRSHIWSFGLKPKGATFDLDGEKDIVSGILPTGIKFGPDGALYVADWINGWDTKNYGRVWKLDVTKDKNDLAAVREETKRMIQLSYPAQTEEKLYSLLSYGDMRVRQKAQFELVNRGKKGLPQLIKAAEQTQSQLARIHGIWGIGQLTRIDQANASTLMSLLNDKDTEIVAQAAKMLGDARIANAGSALVPLLKNTNPRVRFYAAEALGRIAYADAVTPLIEMIGANNDEDLYLRHAGVLALSRIGKVEPMVALANNPSKALRTAAVVVLRRLRNGNVAVFLNDKDEYIVAEAARAINDDLSIVGALPALAATLKETRFTSEVIVRRAINAALRVGGDKELQLLLDFARRTDLKEDIKAEALAALGTWANPSYTDRVDGRYRGKIERDPAAVKAKVLPFINEFLKEKNAEPLAAIVGLIADVKITEANEQLVSIFDASESPRVKSAILTALNQLGYAQIDAIVKKGMDDKEESVRTVALGLLNNNNVTKASLPLIVNSIFTKGTTREQQKMLEVLGKMEADKTQVILSDLIDQLKAKKLSPNLSLELKEAVEASGVASLKEKMATVKPGASTMDEYAESLFGGNRFSGRNIFNNNSAAQCVRCHAVGGTGGAVGPSLTHIGDVLTREQLLQALVEPSARLAPGFGMVSLTLKDGQVVNGTLAKETAEELTITTSDAEPLVIPVARIGKRENMPSGMPPMGSILSKREIRDLVEYLVNLKK
- a CDS encoding DUF3696 domain-containing protein, with the translated sequence MTVLIGKNSSGKSAILKLPTLIQGSLSGDFPEPLRWKSDGVELGGEFKDLIYGRNPLGQLEFNLKSGEDELEVVVSHFEGIPKIFFWKYNDKEIIEPSEEDFNGFIYKRNFLNNLSLTTEYISSLRLGLERYFDKSTQKFNRVGLFGEHVYQILIDDALTTPQSLVKQVSEFYKLNFEGWGLTINKDTPPYTIRLENEDLRINIKDVGLGMVHALPLVARACMDAENEILICIEEPELHLHPAAHGNLAELFVKSLKDNNKKYFIETHSQNFILRLRALVAEGKLNSEDLAIYYVDYDEERNESNLLPVTVDKQGEVDYWPENIFSESLYETIRIRKAQKLQAL